TAGGAAACGTAGGTTGAATAGGGTTATATCGCCTGAGCGCCACGATGCGTTTGCTGCCGGTGAAAAGACGCCGGACCCGTCTGTTCGGACTTATGCGGAGGTGATGAGAGAAGAGGCGTTgaagagggagagggaggAGACGTTAAGAGCTATAGCtaagaagaaggaggaagaggaggctGCTAAGGCTTCTGGAGAGAAGCCAAAGGAGTCGGCTGCAGCATCTGCAGCGCCTCAGAAGAGGAGGAATCGGTGGGACCAATCGCAGGATGATGGTGGAGCGAAAAAAGCCAAGACCTCGGATTGGGATTTGCCTGATACAACACCTGGAAGGTGGGATGCGACACCAGGCCGAGTGGGGGATGCTACTCCTGGTGTGGGGAGAAGGAATAGGTGGGATGAGACTCCAACTCCAGGGAGGTTGGCTGATTTGGATGCAACTCCAGCAGGTGGTGTTACGCCTGGTGCAACTCCCGCTGGAATGACTTGGGATGCAACTCCAAAACTTGCTGGAATGGCTACACCAACTCCAAAAAGGCAGAGATCACGTTGGGATGAGACCCCCGCAACAATGGGAAGTGCAACTCCAATGGCTGGAGCAACCCCTGCTGCTGCATTTACTCCTGGTGTGACTCCTGTTGGAGGGGTTGAGTTGGCTACCCCAACACCTGGGGCTGTCAATTTGCGTGGTCCAATGACCCCTGAGCAGTATAATTTGATGAGGTGGGAGAGAGATATTGAGGAGAGGAACCGCCCGTTGAGTGATGAAGAACTTGATGCCATGTTTCCACAAGAGGGATATAAGATTCTGGACCCTCCTGCTTCCTATGTGCCAATTCGAACACCTGCAAGGAAGTTGCTCGCCACACCAACACCAATGGGAACTCCCCTTTATGCCATCCCGGAGGAGAATCGTGGCCAGCAGTTTGATGTTCCAAAGGAAGCACCTGGTGGTTTGCCATTCATGAAGCCTGAGGATTACCAATACTTCGGGGCATTGTTGAATGAGGAAGATGAGGAGGGATTGTCTCCAGAAGAACAGAAAGAGCGGAAGATTATGAAGCTCTTGCTCAAGGTTAAGAATGGAACGCCTCCTCAAAGGAAAACGGCTTTAAGACAGCTTACTGATAAAGCTCGTGAGTTTGGTGCAGGCCCATTGTTCAACCGCATTCTGCCACTTCTTATGCAGCCTACTCTGGAGGACCAGGAAAGGCATCTTTTGGTTAAAGTTATTGACAGAGTGCTTTATAAATTGGATGAATTGGTTCGTCCATACGTGCACAAAATTCTTGTTGTGATTGAACCATTGTTGATTGATGAGGATTACTATGCACGTGTAGAAGGTAGAGAAATTATTTCCAATCTTAGTAAAGCTGCTGGTTTGGCTACTATGATTGCTGCAATGCGTCCAGATATTGACAACATTGATGAATATGTTAGGAATACCACTGCAAGGGCTTTTAGTGTTGTTGCTTCTGCCCTTGGAATTCCTGcccttcttccatttttgaaAGCTGTGTGTCAGAGTAAAAAATCATGGCAAGCACGTCATACTGGAATTAAGATTGTTCAGCAGATTGCTATTCTTATTGGTTGTGCTGTCCTACCTCATCTTAGGTCTCTTGTAGAAATTATAGAACATGGTCTCAATGACGAAAACCAGAAGGTGAGAACAATTACTGCTTTGTCTCTAGCTGCACTTGCTGAGGCTGCAGCCCCATATGGTATTGAAAGCTTTGACTCGGTATTGAAGCCGCTGTGGAAGGGTATTAGGTCGCACCGTGGTAAGGTGTTGGCTGCATTCTTGAAGGCAATTGGTTTTATTATTCCCTTGATGGATGCACTGTATGCTTGCTATTATACAAAGGAAGTGATGTACATTCTGATTCGTGAGTTCCAATCACCagatgaagaaatgaagaaaattgttCTCAAAGTGGTCAAGCAGTGTGTGAGCACTGAGGGAGTAGAGGCCGATTATATCCGTAACGATATTCTCCCGGAGTTCTTTAGGAACTTCTGGGTTCGTAGAATGGCTTTAGATCGAAGGAATTACAAACAACTTGTGGACACAACTGTTGAGATAGCAAATAAAGTAGGTGTTGCTGATATCGTAGGTCGAGTTGTTGAAGATCTCAAGGATGAAAGTGAACCTTATAGAAGAATGGTTATGGAAACGATAGAAAAAGTTGTCGCAAACTTGGGTGCGTCCGATATTGATGCTCGATTAGAAGAGCTGTTGATTGATGGGATTCTTTATGCCTTCCAAGAGCAGACCAGCGATGATGCTAATGTGATGCTTAATGGGTTTGGCGCAGTTGTCAATTCTCTTGGGCAGAGAGTAAAGCCATATCTTCCCCAAATTTGTGGTACCATAAAGTGGCGATTGAATAACAAGAGTGCAAAGGTGAGGCAGCAGGCTGCTGATCTTATTTCAAGGATTGCAGTTGTCATGAAGCAGTGCCAAGAAGAACAACTCATGGGCCATCTTGGAGTCGTCTTGTACGAGTATTTGGGAGAAGAATATCCAGAAGTTCTGGGTTCGATTCTGGGAGCTCTCAAGGCTATTGTGAATGTTATTGGTATGACGAAGATGACACCTCCGATCAAAGATTTGCTTCCCAGATTAACACCAATTTTGAAGAACAGACATGAGAAAGTGCAAGAGAACTGCATTGATCTTGTTGGTCGTATTGCTGATCGTGGTGCCGAGTTTGTTCCAGCTAGAGAATGGATGAGGATCTGCTTTGAGTTGCTTGAGATGCTCAAAGCTCACAAGAAGGGTATCCGTCGAGCTACGGTTAACACTTTCGGGTATATTGCTAAAGCCATTGGACCACAAGATGTTTTAGCAACTTTGTTGAACAATCTAAAAGTGCAGGAGCGTCAGAATCGTGTTTGCACGACTGTCGCAATTGCTATAGTTGCAGAAACCTGTTCGCCTTTCACAGTTCTGCCTGCTCTAATGAACGAGTATCGTGTGCCTGAGCTTAATGTGCAAAATGGTGTGTTGAagtctctctctttccttttcgagtACATCGGCGAAATGGGAAAGGATTATATCTATGCAGTGACGCCATTGCTCGAGGACGCTCTAATGGATCGAGACTTGGTACACAGACAAACCGCAGCCTCTGCTGTGAAACACATGGCTCTAGGAGTTGCTGGTTTAGGTTGTGAGGATGCGTTAGTCCACTTGCTGAACTACGTATGGCCGAACATATTTGAAACATCGCCACACGTGATAAACGCCGTTATGGAAGCCATCGAAGGAATGCGGGTGGCATTGGGCGCAGCTGTTGTGCTGAACTACTGCCTGCAGGGGCTTTTCCACCCGGCTCGGAAAGTCCGAGAAGTATACTGGAAAATCTATAACTCACTGTACATTGGTGGTCAGGATACTCTTGTTGCAGCTTATCCAGCATTAGAGGATGGAGACAACAATGTGTACAGCCGACCGGAACTGGTGATGTTCATCtgatgttcatgttcatgttcatgttgtTGAGCGTTTTGGGTTCTTAGCTGTTCTTCCCAGAAGGTTTTGTTTCCATTGCCATGTGATATTAATACAGTTATGAACATCATATCCTTTGCTTGTTCCAACGCTGCTTaactaaaatgttttttttttaatcttgtattGTATTTAGATTTAAGTACGAAAATTTAAGTTAATCACTCGATATGTCCATTTAACCTGTGAGGTGATAAATTGAGTCATGAGCCTAAACGGGATAGAGacgaaattatattctttgtcTCTATCTGACCCTGTTGAGTTAACATTTAAACACATATTTCTGTATCTCTTTATCTagttagtaaataaatatattattatttttaaatgtcaaatatgaaatttgagtttttaaaaatttaacgcttataagatattatttgattcattatgatattttatatttttataaaattatatattaaaagaactttgaaatgaatatttttttaaaaaatatatattatattgaaatttttgtaaaaataaatatagaatttcacccaaaaaaaacCCGCCTTAAACACTTCCATttatgaagtaaaaaaaaaaagagtaaaggaaaatgttaaaataatgattttaagttggaaaataaatataatgaaattaactcggatttttattttgtacttattaatttaaaaaataaaaaggaaaatggaaaataggAGCCGGTTTTAACCCGAAGTTACTGCAACTCACTTAGCGTGAAAGAGGAGAGGGAGGGATAAACTCAGAAAGACGAAGGGGCGGAGGGACGGAGGAGAATCCATGGAGCACGAGGACTTCGACATGATTGGCTCGGACCTCAACGATACGGTGGTtcgtttttccttttcaatcctttttctcttttatttcgATTCTTATTCATCAATTCTTGACTACTTTCACCCTACTATAAACCCtaattcctttcttttctcttgcTTTGTGCCTTGTAATCGGCTTTCAGGAGTTGGACGACATGACGAAACGGTTGAAAGAGATGGAAAGTGAAGCTGCTGCCCTACGTGAGATGCAGGCCAAGGTCGAGAAGGAGATGAGTTCTCTACAAGGTTGGTTTCTGCTCTTCTTCGCTTTTGTGAGgttctttttgtgtttttgtgaAGCCTGTCCGGTGTGTGCTTATTTAAGATTGtctttcttttatcctttttaGTGAATACTGAATTAGTAAGTCGAGTTTTGTGCTGGAATTGGTATTTCTTTGATCCTGAAGGTCGTCTTTTGATCGGATGCGAACTGAAAATGTTTAGGAAATGCCTAATCTCGGAAGAACTAGGTGCATTTGGATTTTGTATTGGAGCGATGCAGTAACTGAGCAACCGGATTTTGGACTATCCACTATTTAGAGATGATTAGTTTTCATCTTGGTCACAGTGGTAGTTTCTAATTAAGAGAAGTTGGCTAGTGTActgatttttgttctttgagaAAAATACCAACTTTGGAATTGAGATCAGAatcttagtcatgtcaataatGGAGATTTTATTCTGTGTTGATTATCCAGTACATGTTTTTTTACCTAAATACATACGCTTActtgaaaagttcaaatttgtcTGTTATCGTCAAATATTTCACCACTTTTTGTTTCACTAGATCCAGCAAGTTCTGCTGCAAGTCAAGCAAACAGGGAGGAAGTGGATGCACGGTCAGTGTTTGTTGGCAATGTACGTTCTCTTTATCCCTGactaacattattatttttttcatattaatgcTGTTGTGTCGCTTGCTTTGTCACTCATACTACATAAttagttgaattttgatttatggGTGAAGGGATTCTTTTTGTCCATGTTAAATTCTTGAACAATATCAGCTTTGTTTCTGTTAGAGACTTAGCTCACCTAAAGAGGAAGGCTATACATTTCCATTTAATGACAAACTAACTGATTCTTATGTCTTCACAATGTATGACATTGGGGGGcctcttttggttttttgtaTGGGGTGTAGCTAGTTCGTATAGAGGGCTGGATTCCagttattctttctttcatgaAGTCAAGTCATGTGCGGTTAATTTCAATTTGTGATTGGAATGCAGCCATCAATTTATAAACTCTAGTAGCTTATGGAGGGAAACACATGAATGCCATTAATTTAACCCTTCCCTCCATTTTCTTAGTTGTTTCATTGTTTGAAATactttaacattattttttacacTACCTCATATTGTTACACAATTTGTTAGTTCTAACATTTTAAGTCGTTATGATGGGGAAGCTTAgacttgttcttcttttagaGAAGGTACCTACAGAAAACTATGTTCTTTGTTTAACAATTAAAAGAGTTTTTTGAGCTTGGTTTTCTTTGAGTCCGTTTATTTAATTCTTGCACTTCAACTAACTGACCTTCATTCCTTGGGGGTCTGTTCATTCCCAGTAGGGTCATTAAGGTTTATTGAATTTCAGTTAGCCAtgagtttttgtttattttggtacatatcattcatgtctCTGGAAGAGGTAGGATGATGCCTTCCATTTTGAGGATGTTGATCCGTTGGTTGCAAGCAGTACTATTTTAGTGATGTTAGGAGGGATCATTGTATTATTATCTATCGCTCTTCCTTTTAAGAGCTTTGAGACCCATAACTACTTATGTTCCATGGGACATTTTCTTTAGAGATTATTGCTATAAACTCAATTCAGAGAGTTTCTATTTAAGTTCTATAGACGACCCATTCCTGCACTGTGCTTGAAATTTTTAGCATGCTGGTGTTTCTAGCCTCATTTGACTCCTGTGTTTGACTGCAATTACAGGCTAGGCTTACTTCATCAGGTTTTCTGATTACCAATTGCTGAAGTTGGAAATTCTCTGATATGTTATAAAATACctatctatattttaaaaaaagtgtcTTGTCctaaaaaaaagagtagataaaaaaaaaaagtgataaaTTCCAGgtgtaaaattttcaagagggTAGAAGTTCGGTTGAATCCTTTGAAAAGAGAGTGTGGGAAAATGTTGAGATGAGTTAACCAGAAGAAAAGATATACCTAAATGTCTTGTAGTTCGTCGCGCCTTGTTGGCTGATTGGGTGGGCTGGGATTCTGTCAATATAACATGTCTCAAGTTCGAGGCCATGTGGGTAATGTGGAAAGGGGATtggtaaaaaaagaagagagcaAACTCACTAGAATAAGGGTATGCTCGACTATGGATAAAGTCAGCAGAAGTTTTACTGGTTTGCTTGATTGAACTGGAATGAGGAGAGGACTCGACAAGTGTTGAAGGGAAGTTATGTGCATTCATAACTAAGGAGGACTAGCTATGGCGCTAAGGTATGTTATTGTCTTGTGTTGAAGCCAGCATTGGTGACTACTGTTCCAGTTTTGTTTAAGTGATTTACAATCTATGGTGAGGGCCTCCAAATATCTCTCATTATGCTGTCTCCCCCCCTTAATCCAtcaaggaaaggaaaaatgcAAAAGTAGGGAAGCTTTTATGTTTCTATGTCTACTTTTGGGAATTACTCACTTTTTCCTTGTAATTAGCCCACGCAGtcaattttaactttaaagcTTTCGAATAGGTTATGAAATTAATACCTTAGTATGAAATCAGAAAAATGGTAAGTAATTAACCAATACATTGTCATTGTCGTGTGATGAACACACATTCTATTATAATCACGtgtcaaaaaaattattagtcaTCCAGGATTTACAAGAACGAATATGAAGGAATTAGAGTTACATGGTGGTTGCTTGTCCTCTTGTGAATGGGCGAATTGGAATTATTAGGGGACCTATTGTTATGAATGATTGGAACCCAACTTGGTTCTTTACAGGGTTGACGTGTATGATATGTACTGACTATCATTCATTTCagtgaatatttgatatttttatgtgaaGAAGATAGCTGAGAGATTGTGTAGAACTTGTGACAACAGACTTGCTgcttatatttcaattaataacTTGATTTCCTGAAGAAAATTTCTCCATACAGTAATTATGAATATGTGTGCtgtattttattgattaaaaaatattagtgagatttactttatattaatatttatataaaataagtaaacTAATAGAAATTGACTATGCAAGCCCttttttgttgcttttttCGTGATATGATAAATGTTTTGAGCTTCAATTGGAACAGGTTGACTACTCATGTACCCCAGAAGAAGTACAGCAACATTTCCAGACATGTGGAACTGTAAACAGAATTACTATTCGCACAGATAAGTTTGGGCAGCCGAAGGGTTACGCGTATGTTGAATTCCTTGAGCCCGAAGCTGTTCAAGAGGCTCTTCTTCTGAATGAATCAGAACTACATGGTCGACAGCTGAAGGTTAACTTAATAAATTACTTGATAGTGTTAGTTTAAGATTCTCCTACTGATTTTTTAGGCACATTGTTGGACAAAACTGAATTTATATGTTGTAGGTAACTGCCAAGAGGACAAACATACCTGGGATGAAGCAGTATCGTCCACGCCGACCCAACTCATTTATGGGTGCTCAATCCAGGAGCCCATATGTTGCTGCTCCTTATTTCTTCGCACCATACGGATATGGGTATGATTATTCAATACAAATTTCCCAAGCTCACCGTGTGAATCTTTAACTCTCTTCCTTGTCATTTAGCATAGTTCTCTACCTGTTGCAGGAAAGTTCCGAGGTTCAGAATGCCAACGCGTTACGGCCCCTACTATTGAATGCTAATTTTGTTTAAGACATTGTTGAATTAGAGATATCACACTTAAATGTCTGCATgcccttttctttatttattatgatggAAATTGATGTTTGGATAAAATCGAAATGGAGTGTGAGCTAGCACGATGCAGGTTCAATCACTAGAACAAAGCTCTACCATGCGCAGCCATTACTATGTAAAGAAAAAGGCTTCTCTGGACTTGCTGCAGGTAAgcttttaagatttaaatattcacCTTGGAATTGTGCATCGAGTTTGAAGATAACGATGCAACACAATGCATACTAAACAGTTTATATATTTGGTGCTTgctactatttttatttaattctgtGTCGAGATTTATTGACTTTTGTTTGCCCTATCTGCTCCGTCAGTTATGAAGTTCGTTCTTGTTTGAAGAACAATAATCGAGGGATCGAACCGGTGAGTAATCCACCCAAGTGTCATTTTTCGATTGGTTGTTTTCTCTGAATTAGTTtacttaaagtttttatttggCTCCCTTATGATcctatttcatttccttccgGCTTATGTAATGtaatagtaatttttttattaaattatttattttataaaaagaagaaaaaagaaaaaaaataaataaagcttgAAGGGTCCCCTTTTCCCATCCCTGGGCTTTCCCTGGccttcatttaatttttggttaatCGTAAAAAGCCATTCTTGTGTATTTTAGGGGATATCTTAAGATAAACATaatattcctaaaatattatatttctactATAAAGgttatctaaatttttaatcacTATAGtaatttatgttatatataataacaaatatatttataataatttatgtaatCTCAATATGTATAGATAATtgtatatttgaattaatgttacctggttgttcttgtttttgataAATAGTTGCTTGTTTACTTAcaatttctatgtttttttttattttttttgtgtataaattaattaaacattcgtcaaattctaaaaataaatgtaaatttatagaaacaatttttttttatttttagtttttaaaacattgtttgGATTTTGGTTAATTTATATGGCagagttttatttaattaagaaacgTAATTAAAAGGTCTTTTAAATTAGAGACATAATTTAAACACAATTATTCCATAACCTGTTTTATCACATATTTAATGTTAGCCTTaaaattagatatatatattcccttcttttttctcctctatTCCCATC
This genomic window from Cucurbita pepo subsp. pepo cultivar mu-cu-16 chromosome LG01, ASM280686v2, whole genome shotgun sequence contains:
- the LOC111794039 gene encoding splicing factor 3B subunit 1-like; the encoded protein is MDLEIAKTQEERKKMEQQLASLNSVTFDTDLYGDNDKAGYVTSIPVNEDDENLEALDNEVARKLASYTAPKSLLKEMPRGGEEDDDMGFKKPQRIIDREDDYRKRRLNRVISPERHDAFAAGEKTPDPSVRTYAEVMREEALKREREETLRAIAKKKEEEEAAKASGEKPKESAAASAAPQKRRNRWDQSQDDGGAKKAKTSDWDLPDTTPGRWDATPGRVGDATPGVGRRNRWDETPTPGRLADLDATPAGGVTPGATPAGMTWDATPKLAGMATPTPKRQRSRWDETPATMGSATPMAGATPAAAFTPGVTPVGGVELATPTPGAVNLRGPMTPEQYNLMRWERDIEERNRPLSDEELDAMFPQEGYKILDPPASYVPIRTPARKLLATPTPMGTPLYAIPEENRGQQFDVPKEAPGGLPFMKPEDYQYFGALLNEEDEEGLSPEEQKERKIMKLLLKVKNGTPPQRKTALRQLTDKAREFGAGPLFNRILPLLMQPTLEDQERHLLVKVIDRVLYKLDELVRPYVHKILVVIEPLLIDEDYYARVEGREIISNLSKAAGLATMIAAMRPDIDNIDEYVRNTTARAFSVVASALGIPALLPFLKAVCQSKKSWQARHTGIKIVQQIAILIGCAVLPHLRSLVEIIEHGLNDENQKVRTITALSLAALAEAAAPYGIESFDSVLKPLWKGIRSHRGKVLAAFLKAIGFIIPLMDALYACYYTKEVMYILIREFQSPDEEMKKIVLKVVKQCVSTEGVEADYIRNDILPEFFRNFWVRRMALDRRNYKQLVDTTVEIANKVGVADIVGRVVEDLKDESEPYRRMVMETIEKVVANLGASDIDARLEELLIDGILYAFQEQTSDDANVMLNGFGAVVNSLGQRVKPYLPQICGTIKWRLNNKSAKVRQQAADLISRIAVVMKQCQEEQLMGHLGVVLYEYLGEEYPEVLGSILGALKAIVNVIGMTKMTPPIKDLLPRLTPILKNRHEKVQENCIDLVGRIADRGAEFVPAREWMRICFELLEMLKAHKKGIRRATVNTFGYIAKAIGPQDVLATLLNNLKVQERQNRVCTTVAIAIVAETCSPFTVLPALMNEYRVPELNVQNGVLKSLSFLFEYIGEMGKDYIYAVTPLLEDALMDRDLVHRQTAASAVKHMALGVAGLGCEDALVHLLNYVWPNIFETSPHVINAVMEAIEGMRVALGAAVVLNYCLQGLFHPARKVREVYWKIYNSLYIGGQDTLVAAYPALEDGDNNVYSRPELVMFI
- the LOC111801435 gene encoding polyadenylate-binding protein 2-like, producing MEHEDFDMIGSDLNDTVELDDMTKRLKEMESEAAALREMQAKVEKEMSSLQDPASSAASQANREEVDARSVFVGNVDYSCTPEEVQQHFQTCGTVNRITIRTDKFGQPKGYAYVEFLEPEAVQEALLLNESELHGRQLKVTAKRTNIPGMKQYRPRRPNSFMGAQSRSPYVAAPYFFAPYGYGKVPRFRMPTRYGPYY